The sequence TTTTAATTGATGATTTAAAGGATCTATACACCTACCAAGGACAGTTATAGCATAGGAGGACATGACCAAATGCAATAACAAGGTACTAAATTGCATGACAATAACACCCTGCACAGACATGAGTGTGTCTGAATAAACTCTTGCATCCTATGGACAGTCTCATCTATTCATCATCTCGTGAATACAATACGTGGCAGAAAGTGTGTTCTGTTGAGTGCAAATGACCCAATTCAAATGATTGAAAAAAAATGGATAATTAATGGAGATCATAGGTGGTATGGCGACTTGTGTCTTATCTGGCAGGTACGAAGCAGAAGGGGACGCATTATGGTTTGAACTCATTGAGACCCCTGACATGAGTGCTACTTGTTACATATTCATGGCAAATTACGGGAAGGCAGAGAAGCACCGGAGGAGACAGATGAAAAACACATCTGGCAAAGAGAATCTGAGTAGGGGGAAAGAAAATAGGGCACATCTTAATGGGCATTCCTTGTGATGGTGCTGTTCCGTCATTCACAACAAACGAATTTCATGAAATGCCTCAAACATCCATCTGGACCAGCACCATGTCAGGGGGAGCCTCTGCCACCTTGGCCTTGCGGGGCAGCAGGTTGGCCAGGCTCCTTGGGGAGGGTGTGGCGCGCAGCAGCAGCTCTTTGAGGCCTGTGCGGTACTCACGGCGAATTATGCAGTACAACACAGGGTTGAGGCAGCTGTTAGTGTGAGCCAGACATACAGTCAGAGGGAAGGTGTAGTTCTGGGCGTTGTAATATGCGTTGCTGAAGTGCACCACGTCAAACTTAATCAGCGCGCCCCACAGTGTCAGCGCCTGGTTGGGCAGCCAGCACAGAAAAAAGGACAGCACCACGATGGCCACCGACTTGGTGACTTTGGAGCGGTGCTTGTGGCGGCCTTCCGAGCCCTCCGAGCTGGTCGCTCCGCTGATGCGTTGGCTCAGCACGAAGCGCAGCAGCAGCAGGTAGCACACAGTGATGACCACCAAGGGAATAACAAAGCCCAGCAGTACCTTCTGTAGCTGGTACAGCCCCAGGAGCAGCTGAGGGTCCCAGCTGCCCGACTCAGAGAATCGCACCAAACACAACTCCTCGTCGTACAGCTGGGCACTGGTGGAGTAGATGGCATGGGGCAGGGTGACCAGCAGCGACACTACCCAGATGCCCAGGCTGATCCACTTGGCACCAGCCGCCGCTGCCCGCCTGCTGTGCATCTTGAGGGCCGTGGTCACCGAGTAGTACCGTGCCACACTCATGGCAGTCAGGAAGAAGACGCTGGCGTACATGTTCATGACGGTCACGGAGCTGATGATCTTACACATTACTTTGCC is a genomic window of Oncorhynchus nerka isolate Pitt River linkage group LG24, Oner_Uvic_2.0, whole genome shotgun sequence containing:
- the LOC115107392 gene encoding relaxin-3 receptor 1-like, producing MQRNLRMNDSAMQQNDSAQTLAPEVCEQVLEDNAGLGYGGSTGNLSLRCWLYFLSKESILDLQGDGSSITVRVMIALVYSVVCALGLVGNSLALYLLHSRHSQKQSSINCFVMGLALTDLQFVLTLPFWAIDTALDFRWPFGKVMCKIISSVTVMNMYASVFFLTAMSVARYYSVTTALKMHSRRAAAAGAKWISLGIWVVSLLVTLPHAIYSTSAQLYDEELCLVRFSESGSWDPQLLLGLYQLQKVLLGFVIPLVVITVCYLLLLRFVLSQRISGATSSEGSEGRHKHRSKVTKSVAIVVLSFFLCWLPNQALTLWGALIKFDVVHFSNAYYNAQNYTFPLTVCLAHTNSCLNPVLYCIIRREYRTGLKELLLRATPSPRSLANLLPRKAKVAEAPPDMVLVQMDV